In a genomic window of Onychostoma macrolepis isolate SWU-2019 chromosome 08, ASM1243209v1, whole genome shotgun sequence:
- the LOC131545885 gene encoding uncharacterized protein LOC131545885: MEKVTLAALATLNVKPQYCRICFASQKFEKWWIRSNGSTSIPEILKEFPRLLEKLGMMLKGRVLSKSCPLCFPNQYSRTEERSSDPQPQNPGSHSFDVQPVGTNTVMQSCAFCALVTRQRHPTPSPLFQATPLKRDAPVPVITVYQQMEDREHVIVMCSFGRRFIESSFQLSVDYEQNYTLKNPACITHEVCVFNITVRPPVSLTCIHEIITFGNESYLLSETYVLENHDGVSSFYIGFFSFVVVGVIVMTAAVIVTIIRSNAQDSNNDYVDV; the protein is encoded by the exons ATGGAAAAG GTAACTTTAGCTGCATTAGCTACCCTTAACGTTAAACCACAATATTGCAG aatttgtTTTGCCTCCCAAAAATTTGAGAAATGGTGGATTCGCAGTAATGGGTCTACAAGCATCCCAGAAATCTTGAAGGAGTTCCCCAGGCTTCTAGAAAAACTTGGCATG ATGCTAAAAGGAAGAGTGCTTTCAAAGTCCTGCCCGCTCTGCTTCCCCAATCAATATTCAAGAACGGAGGAAAGGTCTTCAGACCCACAACCACAGAATCctggaagtcattcatttgacGTACAACCT GTGGGGACCAACACGGTGATGCAGTCCTGTGCATTTTGTGCCTTGGTGACGAGACAGCGACATCCCACACCTTCGCCATTGTTTCAGGCCACGCCGTTGAAACGAG ATGCTCCAGTGCCCGTCATCACAGTGTACCAGCAGATGGAGGACAGAGAGCATGTGATCGTCATGTGTTCGTTTGGAAGAAGGTTTATTGAGAGCTCTTTCCAGCTGTCAGTGGACTATGAACAGAACTACACCCTGAAGAACCCAGCATGCATTACAcatgaagtgtgtgtgtttaacatcACTGTGAGGCCTCCTGTTTCCCTGACATGTATACATGAGATCATTACCTTTGGAAATGAAAGTTATCTGCTGAGTGAGACCTACG TCTTAGAGAATCATGATGGAGTATCTTCATTCTACATTGGCTTTTTCTCCTTCGTTGTTGTTGGTGTCATTGTAATGACTGCTGCAGTGATTGTGACCATCATTAGAAGCAATGCACAAG ATTCCAATAATGACTATGTGGATGTCTGA
- the ssuh2rs1 gene encoding protein SSUH2 homolog isoform X2, translating into MAAAPATSIHGPSAPPANMFDTVPGYEGTIAGGGGGYLPPPPPSVPMPVPEQAPSSPNWHIPSISEDQARESFATYVSSKCCYSSAPVKEGVITNMESFNTYRYRLETFTESRSTEWSQEPYTGQPVDAGVQPAPGPWQIAAQPPAFFQEHKQTIKVPYTSSVKNCHLCLGMGRNPCTTCAGSGNKVCWVCNGSGYRQSNDRCTHCNGRGRENCSSCSGNGSRQCDTCRGKRQLLAFINLIVKWSTEKDEFIAQDLSGLRMENLEKVSGKELFKDAQYMVYPVRGFPDVSVAQASERLVRDHQVKYTQTSLILQQRQTIELIPITKVKYMWKGKPYVYYVYGNEFKVNADDYPATCCCSVM; encoded by the exons GTGGGTATCTTCCACCTCCACCTCCATCTGTACCGATGCCTGTGCCTGAACAGGCCCCCAGCTCACCAAACTGGCA TATACCCTCCATCTCAGAGGACCAAGCACGTGAATCTTTCGCAACGTACGTCTCCAGCAAGTGCTGCTATAGTTCAGCCCCCGTCAAAGAGGGAGTCATAACCAATATGGAGTCCTTTAATACCTACAGG TATCGTTTGGAGACGTTCACAGAGTCCAGATCTACTGAATGGAGTCAGGAGCCTTACACAG GGCAGCCGGTGGACGCTGGTGTTCAGCCTGCTCCAGGTCCATGGCAGATTGCAGCTCAACCTCCGGCCTTTTTTCAAGAGCACAAGCAGACCATTAAAGTGCCCTATACTTCTTCAGTCAAG AACTGTCACTTGTGTCTGGGAATGGGAAGAAACCCCTGTACCACCTGTGCTGGATCTGGAAAT AAAGTCTGTTGGGTGTGTAATGGTTCTGGTTACCGTCAATCTAATGACCGCTGCACACACTGCAATGGGCGCGGACGTGAAAA CTGTAGTTCGTGTAGCGGCAACGGCTCTCGCCAATGTGACACCTGCCGTGGAAAGAGACAGCTGCTCGCCTTCATCAACCTCATTGTTAAATG GAGCACTGAGAAGGATGAATTCATAGCGCAAGATTTAAGTGGTCTGAGAATGGAAAATCTGGAGAAGGTTTCAGGGAAGGAGCTCTTCAAAGACGCCCAATATATG GTCTATCCAGTGAGGGGCTTTCCAGATGTTTCTGTTGCACAAGCATCTGAGCGCTTAGTAAGAGACCATCAGGTGAAATACACCCAAACATCCCTCATATTACAACAG AGGCAGACGATCGAGCTCATTCCCATCACCAAAGTGAAGTACATGTGGAAAGGAAAGCCTTATGTTTACTATGTGTATGGAAATGAGTTTAAAGTGAACGCCGACGACTATCCCGCAACCTGCTGCTGTTCTGTGATGTAA